One Pochonia chlamydosporia 170 chromosome 5, whole genome shotgun sequence DNA segment encodes these proteins:
- a CDS encoding snRNP assembly factor (similar to Neosartorya fischeri NRRL 181 XP_001267273.1), with amino-acid sequence MAKRQASEPLDELLGVASPASKKSRTAELETPPNENGVSFATPSHMDQVIASNSDEDDFDDHTTAPAAPLRQANPTEGYDDLYLDTIDRQVLDFDFEKLCSVSLSNINVYACLVCGRYFQGRGPKSHAYFHALEEDHHVYINLETQKVYVLPEGYEVKSKSLDDIKYVSDPRYSKHEVMNLDRATNEHHKSWTLSGKEYTPGFVGMNNIKENDYLNVVVQALSHVPPLRNYFLLQDFTKNSELVKRCSILFRKIWNPRAFKAQVSPHELLQEIALRSNKRFTLTTQSDPVEFLSWFLNNLHLGLGGSKSKPGSSMIQRTFQGKLKVESQAITARADATDRLRFEEAAEVKVDIVRFLLLTLDLPAAPLFQDELERNIIPQVPLTTILSKYDGKSAQEHHSQRKRYRLLHPLPPYLILHVKRFSQNKFVSERNPTIVTFDARNLDVSPYVEPNPAEWPPSEPIWYDLVANVVHEAVRTREDVADSGDEKKTWKAQVRDRTTGEWISCQDLYVEKVQGELLYLGETYLQIWEKRREPKPSGSVAKAKTKG; translated from the coding sequence atggccaagcGCCAGGCGTCCGAACCTCTCGACGAGCTGCTGGGCGTAGCATCGCCAGCATCCAAAAAGTCACGTACCGCAGAACTCGAGACACCCCCAAACGAGAATGGAGTCTCCTTTGCCACGCCATCGCACATGGACCAAGTAATCGCCAGTAAcagcgacgaggacgactttgacgaccACACAACAGCCCCAGCCGCACCCTTGCGACAAGCAAACCCGACAGAAGGCTACGACGATCTCTACCTCGACACGATAGACAGACAAGTCCTCgattttgactttgaaaAGCTCTGCTCCGTCTCGCTGTCCAACATCAATGTCTATGCTTGCTTGGTATGCGGGAGGTATTTCCAAGGCCGGGGACCCAAGTCCCACGCCTACTTTCACGCCCTCGAGGAAGACCACCACGTGTACATCAACCTCGAAACACAAAAAGTATACGTCCTCCCGGAGGGATACGAAGTAAAGAGCAAATCACTAGACGACATCAAATACGTCTCCGACCCGCGATACTCGAAACACGAAGTCATGAACCTCGACCGCGCGACAAACGAGCACCACAAGTCATGGACCCTCTCCGGGAAGGAATACACCCCAGGGTTCGTGGGCATGAACAACATCAAAGAAAACGACTACCTCAACGTCGTTGTCCAAGCGCTCTCCCACGTACCACCGCTACGAAACtacttcctcctccaagacTTCACCAAGAACAGCGAACTCGTCAAACGATGCAGCATTCTCTTCCGCAAGATATGGAACCCACGCGCCTTCAAAGCCCAAGTCTCCCCCCACGAACTCCTCCAAGAAATCGCCCTACGCTCCAACAAGCGCTTCACACTCACCACGCAATCCGACCCCGTCGAGTTTCTCTCGTGgttcctcaacaacctccaTCTTGGGCTGGGCGGGAGTAAATCCAAGCCGGGTAGTTCCATGATCCAGCGCACTTTCCAAGGCAAGCTCAAAGTCGAATCGCAAGCCATCACCGCTCGCGCCGATGCCACCGACAGGCTACGCTTCGAAGAAGCCGCCGAAGTAAAGGTCGATATCGTGCGCTTCCTCCTCCTGACGCTCGACCTCCCCGCCGCGCCGCTCTTCCAAGACGAACTCGAAAGAAACATCATCCCGCAGGTTCCCCTCACGACCATCCTGTCCAAATACGACGGCAAGTCAGCGCAAGAGCACCACTCGCAGAGAAAACGCTACCGCCTGCTGCATCCCCTCCCGCCCTACTTAATACTCCATGTAAAGCGCTTCTCGCAAAACAAGTTCGTCTCAGAGCGAAACCCCACAATCGTCACCTTCGACGCTAGAAACCTCGATGTGTCGCCTTACGTGGAGCCAAATCCTGCCGAGTGGCCGCCCTCAGAACCAATTTGGTACGATCTAGTCGCCAATGTTGTGCACGAGGCAGTCCGCACGAGGGAAGACGTAGCAGACAGTGGagatgagaagaagacgtGGAAGGCACAGGTCAGGGATAGGACAACAGGAGAATGGATCAGCTGTCAGGATTTGTACGTGGAAAAGGTCCAGGGCGAGCTGTTGTACCTCGGCGAGACGTATTTGCAGATATGGGAGAAGCGGAGGGAACCAAAACCAAGTGGGAGTGTcgccaaggcaaagacaaaaggCTAG
- a CDS encoding LysM domain-containing protein (similar to Metarhizium robertsii ARSEF 23 XP_007816619.2), whose product MQREVQLRIPWSPIQLPHRKPKLWRLIRRLVGLQEDPDAEILSGMIISLRHASEAALGQGLRNTVAITAPWMRLWQDDCPGDSTVNEALRIAGLKPAPLGIMHPIYISETNAVLAANGRRICQDRWCYGAEASHEDPYTDDVVYLISFTYHSIYTSFQFASCFFHDSCDNKMGLIDPKLGFDRRDNAKNGAAFWHSLRQYLVKRVIEYSKHGRDIPPTSYMVVLAGEAAESAEFFNVVGEAIGDIKKLATKSKPTPKIELVLSNHPVYAAARGAAFWMRTSLDPAYCDDYIEEVEREEGPRSEKHEASDHGHGEL is encoded by the exons ATGCAACGAGAAGTCCAACTGCGCATTCCTTGGAGCCCGATCCAGCTGCCACATCGCAAGCCAAAGCTTTGGAGGTTGATAAGACGACTCGTTGGCTTGCAAGAGGACCCAGACGCGGAAATACTGTCTGGGATGATCATATCATTGCGACATGCGTCAGAAGCTGCTCTGGGACAGGGCTTGCGCAACACTGTCGCTATCACGGCGCCTTGGATGCGTCTCTGGCAAGACGACTGCCCCGGTGACAGCACGGTGAATGAAGCCCTTCGAATTGCCGGCCTGAAACCAGCGCCTCTAGGCATTATGCACCCAATCTATATCAGCGAGACAAACGCAGTGCTTGCAGCAAATGGAAGGAGGATATGTCAAGACCGCTGGTGCTACGGCGCCGAAGCCTCCCATGAGGATCCTTATACTGATGATGTGGTGTACCTTATCAG CTTCACCTATCACTCCATCTATACCTCATTTCAGTTTGCTTCCTGCTTCTTCCACGATTCATGTGATAACAAAATGGGATTAATTGATCCCAAACTTGGTTTTGATCGGAGAGACAACGCCAAAAACGGAGCAGCATTTTGGCACAGTCTCAGACAATATCTCGTCAAACGCGTCATCGAATATTCTAAACATGGGCGTGACATTCCTCCGACGAGCTACATGGTCGTTTTGGCAGGAGAGGCTGCCGAGTCTGCAGAGTTTTTCAACGTGGTAGGTGAAGCGATTGGGGACATAAAAAAGCTTGCCACCAAGAGCAAGCCGACTCCGAAAATCGAGCTGGTGCTCTCCAACCATCCAGTTTATGCGGCTGCCAGAGGAGCGGCGTTCTGGATGCGGACGAGCTTGGATCCGGCGTACTGCGATGACTATATCGAGGAGGTGGAGCGAGAGGAGGGTCCACGGTCAGAAAAGCACGAAGCAAGTGACCACGGCCATGGTGAGTTATAG
- a CDS encoding hydrolase (similar to Neurospora crassa OR74A XP_961388.2), which produces MEWFGHAKVEFAHAPSPRPVREKDGKETDLLKIVEEATPPCHLNPFLFNGHLQTMWTATKPSGPPVYYRRKVFDADHKTYKGTFAVDFAVQPFEGSDETLPRRTTYFSDDEFANIGSDDSKPMLVVLHGLSGGSHEIYLRHTIAPLLGDGGWEVCVVNSRGCAGSKITSGVLYNARATWDCRQTVKWLKKAFPNRPLFGLGFSLGANMLTNYCGEEGESCLLKGAVVCSNPFNLEISSKMLQNRFIGKEVYLRVMGFAMKGLISTHKDALEKYTDLDLPTIEKVTYLHDFDREVQCPTWGYPTEDAYYRDASSSDAVLNIRIPFVAIQATDDPIAVKEALPYAEFKQNPNTVMITTSMGGHLCWFELGGGRWHPKPVCNFLNHLAFKVDLDSITPSRAPTPENPKHGADYNPMRRKLQILED; this is translated from the exons ATGGAGTGGTTCGGCCATGCCAAGGTTGAGTTCGCTCACGCTCCTTCGCCACGGCCTGTAAGGGAGAAGGATGGCAAAGAGACAGACTTGCTTAAgattgttgaagaagctaCACCGCCATGCCACTTGAATCCTTTCTTGTTTAATGGTCACTTGCAGACAATGTGGACAGCTACGAAACCCAGTGGCCCGCCGGTATACTACCGCCGCAAGGTATTCGACGCTGACCACAAGACGTACAAGGGAACGTTTGCTGTCGACTTTGCTGTGCAGCCTTTTGAGGGATCCGACGAGACATTACCAAGAAGGACTACATACTTCAGTGACGACGaatttgccaacattggatCGGATGATTCCAAGCCCATGCTAGTCGTTTTGCACGGGCTGTCTGGCGGCTCTCATGAGATCTATCTGAGGCATACGATTGCGCCATTGCTTGGTGACGGCGGCTGGGAAGTATGTGTTGTTAATTCGAGGGGTTGTGCAGGAAGCAAGATTACCAGTGGCGTTCTTTACAATGCTCGAGCTACCTGGGATTGCCGACAA ACGGTAAAATGGTTGAAAAAGGCGTTTCCGAACCGACCTCTATTTGGTCTTGGTTTCTCTTTGGGCGCTAACATGCTTACCAAT TACTGTGGCGAGGAAGGAGAAAGCTGTCTTCTCAAGGGAGCCGTGGTTTGCTCTAATCCATTTAACTTGGAAATATCGAGCAAAATGCTCCAAAACCGATTTATTGGCAAAGAGGTATATCTTAGAGTCATGGGTT TCGCTATGAAAGGCTTGATCAGCACGCACAAGGATGCTCTGGAGAAATACACAGACCTCGATTTGCCAACCATTGAAAAGGTCACTTATTTGCACGATTTCGACCGCGAGGTTCA ATGCCCGACTTGGGGATATCCCACTGAAGATGCTTACTATCGTGACGCCTCTTCCTCAGATGCCGTATTGAACATTAGGATACCTTTCGTAGCTATTCAAGCCACCGATGATCCT ATTGCTGTAAAGGAAGCGCTTCCATATGCAGAGTTCAAACAGAATCCCAACACCGTCATGATTACCACCTCCATGGGCGGGCACTTGTGCTGGTTCGAGCTAGGTGGTGGCCGATGGCATCCCAAGCCA GTTTGCAACTTTTTGAATCATCTTGCATTCAAAGTCGATTTAGACAGTATTACGCCATCCAGGGCACCCACCCCAGAAAATCCAAAACACGGCGCAGACTACAACCCAATGCGTCGAAAGCTTCAGATATTAGAGGACTAG
- a CDS encoding eukaryotic translation initiation factor 4E-4 (similar to Metarhizium acridum CQMa 102 XP_007812325.1), producing the protein MSNGIFSCVAYSSGKLSLTTSTNGPNGSSAGDSSRNASFSKRHGGDTSAHGKASPFNTPGGGLVSPTSGASSAFGLGSGAFASFGSAKTPKSGGNPFDTAMGSAMAKNAPVKDSSKAVIGKAPSMASIAENKASSTAASKTHALKDAWSFWYRPPISKAHGFIEYENTLHGIATVQTAEDFWQIYSHLKRPSSLPVVSDYHLFKKDIRPIWEDEVNRKGGKWVVRMKKGVADRYWEDLLLSLIGDQFGDAGEDVCGAVLSMRNGEDILSIWTRTAGGRVLKIRETMKNILNFPPNTRVEFKTHDSSIQLRTAIDEQRREKASQNQGGDRRHTQRQSHD; encoded by the exons ATGTCTAATGGTATCTTTTCTTGCGTTGCGTATAGTTCCGGCAAATTGTCCCTTACGACATCAACCAACGGTCCCAACGGCTCATCGGCTGGCGATTCCTCTCGCAATGCGTCCTTCTCTAAGCGCCATGGTGGCGACACCTCAGCGCATGGCAAAGCCAGCCCCTTCAACACTCCAGGCGGCGGCCTAGTATCTCCCACCAGCGGTGCTTCCAGCGCTTTTGGATTGGGCTCGGGTGCTTTCGCATCGTTTGGCTCGGCCAAAACGCCCAAATCCGGCGGAAATCCCTTCGACACGGCAATGGGGTCTGCTATGGCCAAGAATGCTCCCGTGAAGGATAGCAGCAAAGCAGTCATCGGGAAAGCACCCAGTATGGCATCCATTGCCGAAAATAAGGCCTCGTCCACGGCAGCTTCCAAAACACACGCGCTGAAAGATGCGTGGTCCTTTTGGTACCGCCCTCCCATCTCCAAAGCACATGGCTTCATCGAGTACGAGAACACCTTGCATGGAATTGCTACCGTGCAGACCGCCGAGGATTTTTGGCAGATTTATTCTCACCTGAAGAGACCATCCAGCCTGCCGGTCGTGTCAGACTATCATCTATTCAAGAAGGATATTCGACCCATCTGGGAGGACGAGGTGAATCGAAAAGGCGGAAAGTGGGTTGTGCGGATGAAGAAGGGCGTGGCTGACCGCTACTGGGAGGACTTGCTGCTCTCTCTTATCGGCGATCagtttggtgatgctggtgaggATGTTTGCGGCGCTGTGCTCAGCATGCGCAATGGCGAAGACATTCTCAGTATTTGGACGCGGACGGCTGGTGGACGCGTGCTGAAAATTCG AGAGACCATGAAAAACATCCTCAACTTTCCTCCAAATACTCGAGTGGAGTTCAAGACGCATGATAGCAGTATCCAACTAAGAACTGCCATTGACGAACAACGCCGCGAAAAGGCCAGCCAGAACCAGGGCGGTGATAGACGACACACGCAGCGACAGAGCCACGATTAA
- a CDS encoding 60S ribosomal subunit assembly/export protein loc1 (similar to Metarhizium acridum CQMa 102 XP_007812326.1) produces MAASKTRTIKNKHAAPKGASSKGGSSSGKRSATDGISKSKKPKGPVVSQQLKEKNRAALLKKPKKKVYTEAELGIPTLNMITPVGVVKPKGKKKGKVFVDDEESMGTIMAMVQAEKNGEIESKMIKARQMEEIREARKVEAEKKEQEKKSKLEDAKDSLRKKRKRKSGGEDEDSVKTLSSAGSKATKSKKKVAFA; encoded by the exons ATGGCCGCCTCAAAAACACGAACAATAAAAAACAAGCATGCCGCCCCAAAAGGTGCATCTTCCaaaggcggcagcagcagtgGCAAACGCTCCGCCACGGACGGCATCTCCAAGTCAAAAAAGCCCAAAGGACCCGTCGTATCGCAACAActcaaggagaagaatcGCGCGGCGCTTCTAAaaaagcccaagaagaaggtatACACGGAGGCGGAACTAGGTATTCCGACATTGAATATGATTACGCCTGTTGGCGTTGTAAAGCccaaggggaagaagaagggcaaggtcTTTGTGGACGATGAG GAGAGCATGGGaaccatcatggccatggtcCAGGCCGAAAAGAATGGCGAGATCGAATCGAAAATGATCAAGGCTCGACAGATGGAGGAGATCAGAGAGGCGCGCAAGGTtgaggccgagaagaaggagcaggagaagaaatcGAAGCTGGAAGACGCAAAGGACTctctgaggaagaagagaaagagaaagagtGGcggggaggacgaggatTCGGTCAAGACGCTCTCGTCGGCAGGCTCGAAGGCGACCAAATCGAAGAAAAAGGTTGCTTTTGCATGA